ccATTGATGTCTCGGTATTATATactgttcctttggctgcagatACTCTAATCGTAGTTGATGGTCTTGTAGTAGTGTACTTGAGATGTTATGATTGAGGCTCGCTGCGACAGTCGTAATTGCTGAACCACGGGTGTCCAtagttttataggtttggtatatggcttgtgacgcctaTGTCACTTATTCCTTGTAAGCCATTCttgttatgtaaatattatGTTGATAAGACTCagacagatagatgttaaatagctcttgttgtaattaattcgtgatagatgtataagatgtGATTTTCGCTATTCAGGTTTATCTTTTCCACTGCAAAgttagatatatgttatactctgatttactagGTActtattatggggtatgtaccatatgttggctgagtgacAAGTAGTCGTGCTATTGTGATaactcgttttatgtttgtattaaaaaaaaaaaaaagtgtcgtCACAACAACAAAGCTAATGAtttaacaatagcaaattaTGAGGCTGCAacattcaagacttatcacaccttcaaacttacatattgctaatCTCTTAGCAAtgcaaaactaaaaacaaaatgaaatactTACAGTAATTCATCTTTTGTGGGaaagacgattgcatttagcgtatgcaacaagccttttaaaccacTAGGCATCCATAGTGGACAAGTGAACTCTTGTAAGGGTTTATTAGAAgtgatacccacaaacactttgtcaaatttttttctttcctttttttttttttttttttttttttttttcttttcttttttgttgtaccAAGAATGTAATGTCATAGAAATCATGGTTTTTATTCATGAGCaagtttaaaattacaaactctatctcattcaaaaaattacaaactctATCTTCAAAATTCTAGAGAAAGCCATTATGTCAGGTCTGCCTCTGACATGCTTCCATGCATTTAAACCATTTTTAGAACTGCTACGTGGAGGTCTTGTAAagaccaaaaaattaaataaagaatttaacaattaatagattatatttattaaaataaatgagactaataattatattctaggtaaTAACATttatgttaagaaaataaaataagtctgtTAAAATATGAGAATTATAGTAATAATAGTAATTGGTCctaatagaataaataattaattgaatagtttgaatgtaattaaaataaatgtgagAGTTAAATGTAAATGGgtaaatgataaaattattagaaataagagttttgatgtaattaataaaagttgaatttttaaaataaaaggaaatctcTCCCTTGTCACGTGTCAGTTTGTTATTGGTATGATGAAGAGTGCATTATCCCTTTACCTTATTTCTCCACCAATTCACCAAacacttttcctttttccttttctctttctttttcttttctttctttctcttcctctctcctcAACGTAGCACTCCCtctcccttttccttttctttctttccttttcctttcttcctctccctctcctctcTGTCACTCACGCACGCACAAAACACACTTGCCCCCTGTTTCTTCATGTTAGCCGAAACCCACAGCTCCTccatttcctcttcttctcttcGACTCACACGCAACatccctcttcttttcttcttcttttctctcctaTTTCAGACACATAGAGATAGAGGCCGTGTGAGAGAGACAACTTCCGGATGTGAGAGATAAGTCGTGTGAGATTctgagagaagaattctgagtGAGAACCCGAGTGTGTTTCGATGGATTCTTGGCCGTCGGTGCGCGATTTTGGAAGCTACGGTGGCTGGGCCACCGTCGGGTCGTGGGAGGCAGCAACTAGGGCGTGGATTCCGGCCCTATTTCGGTGAGGTCCTCTTGCCCCTTGTCTTTGATTTACTTGTATTTCCCTTAATTTTCTGTTGAATCGATTGGGTCCTTTGTGGTTTGTCCGAATGGGTTTGCCCTTTAGATTCTTGTGGCTATCGGTTGAGGAGTAAATTTTATGGGTATATTGTTGAATGATTGTTTACTCGGTTGATGGATTTGTAGTTCTAGAGCTGAATCCGAAATTGGGTATGGATTTTTGTGGGTTGTGAAACTTGGTTTAGTCTCTCTGTTTTGATGTTTACCGATTGggagaaaatgtgatttttagtgGTGATTTTGGAAGGTCCCAATTGGGGCTTTGTTgttgatattctgtttaaatgaTATTTGGATGTATTGTTGTAGGGATTGGTTTAACCAATTGGGGCTTTAATGTGATATTGGAGTTGTGATTAGTTTTTATAGAAGGTTGGACCTAATGGTGTTTTTATCTTGGGATTTCGGTTTTAGTGATGTTGGAATCGTgtttaatgttttaaaatagGTTGTTGAATTTGTGGTTAGACTTCCATAATGTTGTTTTAGTGGAAATCTGAATTTGGTTTTGGGATTTGTAAATTGGGTGATGATGTTGGTTTATGTTTACTTGTTAGAGTGAGTTTTAGTTGATCGGGTTGTTTCAATTGGTAGAAATCATCGGTTGGATTCCCTATTGCTTGAGATTGTTTAGCCAAAAGTAAGTGGTGATTAATGGTAGGATTTCTTGTCATGTTTGCATGGatatgttgattttgaattggTGTTAGGCTTTGGTGTTTGATTAGGAGAGAGTGGGATGAAGTCTTGGGTGTTCATTTGGTGAAATATGGGCCGATTTGGATGGGTGTTTTTGGTGGAACTCAAATCTGGTTTTTGGTTAGTAATTTGATGATGTGGTTATTAATTATGTGGacgttttggaaagaaatgtaCCATTGCCATTTATGTAATAAATTGAGTTCAATGGTATATGAGGTTGTATTTTAGAAGTTGGATTTGGTAATTCCTTTTAGTGGTCGATTATATTTAGTTTTGGTTGAGAGGAtattactcactgagaaaatatatatttttatatgtaatagattgataaaaatgtatatattgtttgtaaaaccgaaccgaccatatgatgaattatatgttttgagataatttgattagtttcgattatcttcaaattatatcaatgatgtttaagaaatgatgtatgaatggagagtgttgaattgatttaaagtgtttgagaatattttgcggttgagatttaaattaggcaaaattgtttgagaacatgtcatgttgaaactgtttaggttttatgaagaaactttgttttgaatgatttcaaagtgtttgataaaatgttggatttgtctagttttaagagaacatgatttagcaactgcatgattttatagcatgatacagtagtgaaatatatactggtcaagcatagagcatagagcatgtagtatagagcatataTCAACAACAGTACAACAGTAAAGCAGCAGTATACACAGTTACACAGTagttatcagcatcgtgggggaccCAAGCCCCAATAGACCcagtttcatgcatatcatgtataacattgttttatgagtgttgttttatgctatgagtacttttactagacgtgttggtttgcataagtgtcttaaatgataagcgcttatgtatatttctatcagaTAGTCGCATGTGTTAAGATGTCATACATTGAATTTGAATGTgcatggatacatgactgccCATGTGCGAGTAAtgacatgtctatgagtaaaaaggttgactgttattgttctttAGGAAATACGTGTTTGCATAATTGAGTTCAACTTtggtgctctcatgatctactgacgttcaaggcacgaaactgaaatacgattagagatggtgttgcgagtgttttgttgaaggatgttatcctagtatggaataataagatgccatgttttattgcttaagacctatgtgtaggcgtgatatctgtgatgaagtgatcgtgtgcacatatgtctgagccaccattgaaaagtattattatagagaggtctatatgtagaaacttccaagcggtagattggaacttctacatatgatCACAGctatataatatgttttaaatgttttctgaatagtcggtgtttgctgtattagctattggtaaattatggctgatatagtgctcgtgtgactaaaaataaaataaaggttggttctttgtgaaaacttagttagtttaatttcAGTTAGTTTAATTTCACTGAGGTCTTCGTATGTTTTAtattgaggcggtgaactcattctttcacctatgcggatgtggataccaccacaaccgtgtagatgttCTTTTTGTTACATGTACTTTGGTATAGTTGATAGTTTGGTAGCAGTGTACTTaggatattatgaccgaagctcaCCGCGACAGTTATAATTGTCGGACCAcaggttgtccactattttataggtctagtatggcttgtgacgtttgtgtcacttattctttgtaaagccattattgttatgtaattattgtgttaatgggactcaaacagatagatgttaaatgactctttgttgtaattaatttgtaatagatgtataagttgtaatttccgctatttagatttatgttttccgctgcatagacagatatatgttatactctgattatcaggtacatgttatggggcatgtgccatatgttggctttgcgacctatcgtcgtgccactgtgaggactcgttttacgttttgtataaaaaaagagaaagaaaaaaaagggttatcACAGGTCTGCATTCCGGCGTCGCTTTGTCGCTTAATCGACAGAATttgtcgatcgatctacatgTCGCTCGAGCGACTAaattggtcgatcgatcgacttcgattTTGGCAGAACTCTTTCATCCGTTTTAAGCTCAATTCTGAGGGCTTTTTCGTCTTTTTGCCTTAACAACCTGAAACtattaaaaacactaaaaccatGCAAAATGTTAGATTACAATAAAGCTAAGGgatttgaatgtgcaacattcaagacCTATTAGTAAAGTCACGAGTAAAGTTGCTCGTCTGCTCAAAGCGTCTGCCACTTTGTTCTATTGCCCCGACTTGTGCTTGAGCACAAAGGTAAACTTTGATGTGAAAGCTATCCACCGAGCGTGGATTTGGTTCAAGTTGCTTTGGGCATTGACAAATTTCAAAGCTTGATGGTTACTATACAGAACAAACTCCCGCTGGATCAAATAATGTCCATAATGCTTCAAACCCTAGATAACAATATAGAATTCCAACTCATAAGTAGTCCACTTCTGCCGAGCTTCATTCAATTTCTCACTGAAGAACTCAATGGGCCATCCTTCTTGTGACAACACAGACCCTATTCCCATTATTGACACATCACAATCCATCCGACCACTCAAAAAATTTGGGTAGTCTAATCCCCCTTAATTATCCACAATTTTAACTATGGCTGACCTGGCCATTCCATCTGCTATTTTGAGGGTGATCAACCATCTTCAaaacagttttaagtgtagtcGATCAACCTCTTCAACTATTTCGGAGTGATCAATCacctataaaattatttagaaGTGGCCGGCCGCTccatagatagttacttttgtaaagaccaagaataataaataactaattttatGGATAGAATATAGTTAATTTAAATATGTGGTTACATATTAATTGTCAAATGATAGGATTTTATTGAAATGGGGGTCctgatataatttaaataagttgagggttttaaaaataagaaaatcttaTCCTACCACATGTCACTACCGGATTGGCTAGGAAAAGATTACCCCATCTTCTTCCAACCACTCACAATGGGACAAGTGTCTCACTCATATTCTCTCTCATCATTTAACAAGAGACTATTGTATAGTGTGACTAAGTCGGTCAAAGTCTACAAGTTGAATGCGGGCCACAATTACTTGATGACTTCATGGCACCCAACTTTAACAAAGCCAATCAGAGAGCCCATTTTTGTCCAAAATGGCTGCCGCCATTAATTTCAACAATTCTTATGGGTACACTCCTGGAACAACCCTcctttatattcttttctttcttcttgtttgttGCTCCCTTCCCCTTCTTCCTGtattgctcagaaaaaaaaaaaaaaaaaaaaaaggtacaagtTTTCTGTAACTACTCACTGCGACATGCCAGTTATAGAGAGGGATGGGTAGCATGACGAGTAAGCCATGGCTCTTATTTGTTCTGCTTCTAATCCTCTCTTATTACACATCATGCTTCTCCGTAGCTGGTGATACCCTTTCGGCAGGTCAGTCTCTTTCAGTGGGCGACACCTTATTATCTCAAGGTAGCAAGTTTGAGCTCGGTTTCTTCTCACCAGGCAGTTCATTAAAATTCTACCTGGGCATATGGTATAAATTTTATTTGGATGAATcgtataaaaattttaatgagAAGAACGCTGTTTGGGTAGCAAATAGAGAAAACCCTTTGTCTGACCCATCTTCCTTAAGACTTAACCTCTCAGAAGATGGCAATCTACTCCTATTTGGGAGTTCCTCCAACATCCCATTTTGGTCGACAAATTTGACATTTACCGGGTCAAATTTAACTGAAGCAGTACTTCGTGATGATgggaattttgttttgagagatAGGTCAAACCCGTCTACTATATTTTGGGAAAGTTTCGACCATCCAACCGACACATGGCTGCCAGGTGCAAAGCTTGGGATTGATAAGGTTACTGGAAAACCAAAGCAGCTCATCTcatggaaaaataaagaagatccagcacctGGTGTGTTCTCGTTCGGGCTAGACCCAAATGGAAGCAATCAATATTTCTTAGAGTGGAACAGATCCCAAATCTATTGGAGTTCTGGAGTTTGGAATGGAAAAACTCAAAACTTTGCCTTTGTTCCTGAGTTGACATCGAATGTTCTGGTCCTCAACTTCAGTTTTGTGTCAAATGAAAATGAAACATATTTTACTTATTATCTTTATGATCCTTCTTACCGTTCTAAATTTGCGATGAAGTCTACAGGAAATATCCAGCTATTGGCGTGGCTGTCTGGCCCTTTGTAATGGAAATTATTAACGTCTCAACCGGTGGGCCAATCTAATGTCTATGGTTTGTGTGGTGCTTTTGGCATGTATCGTGATAATATCTCGAGCCCCTCCTGTGAATGTCTAAAAGGTTTTGAACCATTTTCGAAGAGCTACACAAGTTTAAATGATTGGTCAGGTGGCTGTGTGAGGAAATCCCCTTTGCAATGTGAAAACAATACGTATGCTAATGGCAAAAAAGATTGGTTCAGGAAGATAACATTCCCGAGATTGCCCGTTAATTCGAAAGCATATTCGGCAGCGAGTGCTAGGAATTGTGAAGAGGCTTGCATGAATAGCTGTTCGTGCACAGCTTATGCTTATAATAGCAGCGGGTACTGTGTGATATGGGAAGGAGTTCTTTTGAACTTACAGCAACTCTCAGATGGTGGGGAGATTATGTATCTCAGACTTGCTGCAAATGAGCGTCAAAGTACCAAAGGTGAAAAATCTACACAAATTTATGTCTTCTTCCGTTATGAACGTACTAATATTTCATTCTCTGTTATATATGGTTGAGCTAATAGTGATTCTTGTCATCATAATCAGGCAAAAAATGGAAAGTATGGGTAGCTGTGCTAGTTCCAACAACAGGGCTTATCTTATGTctcttcatttgtttttcaatcAAAGGAAAGCTCAAACCCGTAGGTAAGTGTAAACGACGTTCTAATTACCTTACATGGaaatcactttcaaaaaattacaagaaagtCTACTTTAATCTAAGACAATAAAATTGTGACAAGTCCTTGTTCTGAGGAACGTCACTTAATTAACACACTTTTCTAATGGCCCAACAATGAAAGCTAGCTGTTAGCATCATTAGTTGGTGAAGATAGGGTTTCAGGCTCCTATTTGTGGGGGGACTAGCTCCAAAATTTCATAATGTCTCTGTGAAGGAGTTTGATTTGCAGTTATTTTGTCATTTCACTGGAATGGGAATGAACTGCTATACTATTACTATTTATTTGCAGAAATGACTAAATAAACTTAGTTACCTTTGGAAACTGGCATTGCTTAGTGGTTGAACTTTGGTGATAGGGTAGCTTGATACATTTTGAAGcttaagataacaaatttaagtgaggttttttttaaaaaaaaataataataatatttatattttatttttatttgaaaattgtattttatttttatttttatttatttaagtgaggattcttcccccccccctttttgtttcttttgatcACTGATTAGCTATGGTCCTACGGAATGGTTTTAGTGCCTTGAAAGGCTTGAATAGTGACTTGTTGGAAAATAATTAAGGAAATTGTAGAAGAAgagaataattcaaatttgaataagacttgaattgggaaatgaagagaaaaaaaaaatggaaatttaTAAAGAAAGGAGTTTATAATtaactaaaatattttaaaaaaactttctatcttcttaacatttatttattttttctcattttattttgaacgttggacttgTACGTGTAGCATAATTTCAATCTTTTTAACGtttggaataaattatatattattggcattgatttttttttttttgaaatgattagCATTGAATGTTAAAGCTGCTCAATGCTCACTACAAGGCCTAAAAAGTCTTTATCGACAAcgtaattaaatattattattattttcattctctccACTATtcccaagaaattaaatagaatGTTTTAAGTTGGATAATTGGATTATTTAAgaatgtctttaatattatttgattgtctcatttaatactatcaattgtttaagacttatttcaagaatggaatgttggagaattaagtttttaggaaaatttaatgatattagtgcctttttaattacttattactataattagaggctttaattaaagaatattgattattaagcctttaaataaaaaatctttatccatatttattaattgggggccttaggcgatCGCATAATTTGTTATAGGGTAAAGCTGGCCCTATTTGGTGAACCTAATGATGTCACCTCATTGGATTTTCATGTATAGTGACTAATTCTTATCAAACAGGAGAGAAGGCTCCAAGCaataatttactattatttgaTTTCGATACGGGGCTCGATGCAATCAATGAGGAAATGAATACCAAcaataatatgaagaaaaaagagaaggattTTGAGTTACCTCTATTCAGTTATGAGAGCGTATCAATTGCAACTAATAATTTTTCAGCTGTAAATAAGCTTGGAGAAGGAGGTTATGGACCTGTTTACGAGGTACGTAACATTTTTCTGATGAATGTGCTTTGAATACTATCAAGAAAACTGGCATTAGTGGTAAATCTTTATGAAAGTTTAAAGAGCTTATGGTTCTCATTCATAGGGGAAATTACTTAGAGGGCAAGAAGTTGCGGTGAAGATGCTTTCAAAAAGATCTGGACAGGGAAATGAGGAGTTCAGAAATGAGATAATACTAATTGCAAAACTTCAGCATAGAAATCTTGTCAGAATCTTAGGTTGTTGTATCGAGCgagatgaaaaaatattaatatatgagtACATGCCCAATCAAAGTTTGGACGTCTACCTTTTTGGTGAGTGCATGTTTATAgacatatgtatttttattttaatctgaTATGTTTCTAGGTTCTTAAGGACTAATTTTCTCGTTGTACTATTTAAACAGATCCAATCAAGAACAAGATGTTAGCTTGGGAGACACGTGTACACATTATTGAAGGGATCGCTCAAgggcttctttatcttcatcaatattcaaGGTTACGAATCATACATAGAGATCTAAAACCGAGTAACATTCTTTTGGATAGTGAAatgaatccaaaaatatcagattttggcatggctCGAATAGTTGGAGGTAATGACACAAAAGCAAACACAAACCGAATTGTCGGAACTTAGTA
The sequence above is drawn from the Alnus glutinosa chromosome 11, dhAlnGlut1.1, whole genome shotgun sequence genome and encodes:
- the LOC133882033 gene encoding G-type lectin S-receptor-like serine/threonine-protein kinase At2g19130 → MTSKPWLLFVLLLILSYYTSCFSVAGDTLSAGQSLSVGDTLLSQGSKFELGFFSPGSSLKFYLGIWYKFYLDESYKNFNEKNAVWVANRENPLSDPSSLRLNLSEDGNLLLFGSSSNIPFWSTNLTFTGSNLTEAVLRDDGNFVLRDRSNPSTIFWESFDHPTDTWLPGAKLGIDKVTGKPKQLISWKNKEDPAPGVFSFGLDPNGSNQYFLEWNRSQIYWSSGVWNGKTQNFAFVPELTSNVLVLNFSFVSNENETYFTYYLYDPSYRSKFAMKSTGNIQLLAWLSGPL
- the LOC133881481 gene encoding G-type lectin S-receptor-like serine/threonine-protein kinase At1g11330 — translated: MYRDNISSPSCECLKGFEPFSKSYTSLNDWSGGCVRKSPLQCENNTYANGKKDWFRKITFPRLPVNSKAYSAASARNCEEACMNSCSCTAYAYNSSGYCVIWEGVLLNLQQLSDGGEIMYLRLAANERQSTKGKKWKVWVAVLVPTTGLILCLFICFSIKGKLKPVGEKAPSNNLLLFDFDTGLDAINEEMNTNNNMKKKEKDFELPLFSYESVSIATNNFSAVNKLGEGGYGPVYEGKLLRGQEVAVKMLSKRSGQGNEEFRNEIILIAKLQHRNLVRILGCCIERDEKILIYEYMPNQSLDVYLFDPIKNKMLAWETRVHIIEGIAQGLLYLHQYSRLRIIHRDLKPSNILLDSEMNPKISDFGMARIVGGNDTKANTNRIVGTYGYMSPEYAIEGLYSIKSDVFSFGVLLLEIISGKKNTGFYNSSSLNLLRYAWELWVDNRSLELINSTIGYPSSSSLPLRFINIGLLCVQESPTDRPTMPDVVSMIRNVHAPLPKPKQPAFTTGWNMMDTNPTIDTAGNCSNNSVTISTLEAR